A single region of the Halorubrum depositum genome encodes:
- a CDS encoding translation initiation factor IF-2 subunit gamma: MTEANTQPEVNIGLVGHVDHGKTTLVQALSGSWTDQHSEEMKRGISIRLGYADATFRRCPGVDAPECYTVDEECEDGSESEPIRTVSFVDAPGHETLMATMLSGASIMDGAVLVVSATEDVPQAQTEEHLMALDLIGIENVVIAQNKVDLVDRDRAVDNYRQIQEFVEGTVAEDAPIVPVSAQQEVNMDLLIDAIETEIPTPDRDPGENARMYAARSFDINRPGATAADLKGGVVGGSLVGGSLVSGELSVGDGLEIRPGREVEEEGQTEWRPLETMVRSLQAGSNDVQSARPGGLLGVGTGLDPSLTKGDALAGQVAGEPGTLPPTRNEFEMQVDLLDRVVGEEDDESGESDIEEISTGEPLMLTVGTATTVGAVTSARDGECEVSLKRPVCAEEGAQIAINRRVGARWRLIGVGTLS, from the coding sequence GTGACTGAAGCCAACACACAACCGGAGGTGAACATCGGTCTCGTCGGTCACGTCGACCACGGGAAGACGACGCTCGTGCAGGCGTTGTCCGGCTCGTGGACCGACCAGCACAGCGAGGAAATGAAACGCGGTATCTCGATCCGGCTGGGGTACGCGGACGCGACGTTCCGGCGCTGTCCCGGCGTCGACGCGCCCGAGTGTTACACCGTCGACGAGGAGTGCGAGGACGGCTCCGAGAGCGAGCCGATCCGGACGGTCTCGTTCGTCGACGCGCCCGGCCACGAGACGCTGATGGCGACGATGCTCTCGGGCGCCTCGATCATGGACGGCGCCGTGCTGGTCGTGAGCGCGACCGAGGACGTCCCGCAGGCGCAGACGGAAGAGCACCTGATGGCGCTCGATCTCATCGGGATCGAGAACGTCGTCATCGCGCAGAACAAGGTCGACCTCGTCGACCGCGACCGCGCGGTCGACAACTACCGGCAGATCCAGGAGTTCGTCGAGGGCACCGTCGCGGAGGACGCGCCGATAGTCCCCGTCTCGGCCCAGCAGGAGGTCAACATGGACCTGCTCATCGACGCGATCGAGACGGAGATCCCGACCCCCGACCGCGACCCCGGCGAGAACGCCCGGATGTACGCGGCGCGTTCGTTCGACATCAACCGCCCGGGCGCGACCGCGGCGGACCTGAAGGGGGGCGTCGTCGGCGGCTCGCTCGTCGGCGGCTCGCTCGTCAGCGGCGAGCTCTCGGTCGGCGACGGATTGGAGATCCGCCCCGGCCGCGAGGTCGAGGAGGAGGGCCAGACGGAGTGGCGGCCGCTCGAGACCATGGTCCGGTCGCTCCAGGCCGGGAGCAACGACGTGCAGTCGGCCCGGCCGGGCGGGCTCCTCGGCGTCGGCACGGGGCTCGACCCGAGCCTGACGAAGGGCGACGCGCTCGCCGGACAGGTCGCCGGCGAGCCCGGCACGCTCCCGCCGACGCGCAACGAGTTCGAGATGCAGGTCGACCTCCTCGACCGCGTCGTCGGCGAGGAGGACGACGAGAGCGGCGAGAGCGACATCGAGGAGATCAGCACCGGCGAACCCCTGATGCTCACGGTCGGCACCGCGACGACGGTCGGCGCGGTGACGAGCGCGCGCGACGGCGAGTGCGAGGTGAGCCTCAAGCGGCCCGTCTGCGCCGAGGAGGGCGCACAGATCGCGATCAACCGGCGCGTCGGCGCGCGCTGGCGGCTCATCGGCGTCGGGACCCTCTCGTAA
- a CDS encoding glycosyltransferase, with the protein MTEREGTRPPTSVLLPTVRWTEACSEVAAQLGEGDELLVICDTDADPVAERREGSDGGESEDRANGDRADGEADELPAGVRVVLAGEPEGCSGKANAIAAGMEAAAHDRIVWTDDDFRHPPGWLAELNADYDRQGPTTEIPVFVGADPLGRFFEPAYVIGGTLPVSRGGIAWGGAVAFERDDLDEDDLLADLRRTVSDDGTLAEHLDVSAADRTRTVAAGGSTRESLERFVRFFRITRHHAPAATAFNVALSVGFSALCLLAPVAGVALVTALAGAAYARFGIRRATFLLAAPSVIASPGFLAYALARRTFVWGGRRYRWRSLYEVEVKPV; encoded by the coding sequence GTGACGGAGAGAGAAGGGACCCGCCCGCCGACGTCGGTACTCCTCCCGACGGTGCGCTGGACCGAAGCGTGTTCGGAGGTGGCCGCCCAGCTCGGCGAGGGAGACGAGCTGCTGGTGATCTGCGACACCGACGCCGATCCGGTGGCGGAGCGTCGGGAGGGGAGCGACGGGGGAGAGAGTGAGGATCGGGCCAACGGGGATCGGGCCGACGGGGAGGCCGACGAGCTCCCCGCGGGAGTCCGCGTCGTCCTCGCGGGGGAACCCGAGGGCTGTTCCGGGAAGGCGAACGCGATCGCGGCCGGAATGGAGGCGGCCGCGCACGATCGGATCGTCTGGACCGACGACGACTTCCGACACCCGCCGGGATGGCTCGCGGAGCTCAACGCCGACTACGACCGACAGGGGCCGACGACGGAGATCCCCGTGTTCGTCGGGGCCGACCCGCTCGGGCGGTTCTTCGAGCCGGCGTACGTCATCGGCGGGACGCTACCGGTCTCCCGCGGCGGGATCGCGTGGGGCGGCGCGGTCGCGTTCGAACGGGACGACCTCGACGAGGACGACCTCCTCGCCGACCTCCGCCGGACCGTCAGCGACGACGGGACCCTCGCGGAGCACCTCGACGTGAGCGCCGCCGACCGCACCCGAACGGTCGCGGCGGGCGGGTCGACGCGCGAGTCGCTGGAGCGGTTCGTCCGCTTCTTCCGGATCACGCGACACCACGCGCCGGCGGCGACCGCGTTCAACGTCGCCCTCTCGGTCGGTTTCTCCGCGCTGTGCCTGCTCGCGCCGGTCGCGGGCGTGGCGCTCGTCACGGCGCTGGCGGGCGCGGCGTACGCGCGGTTCGGTATCCGGCGGGCGACGTTCCTGCTCGCCGCCCCGTCGGTGATCGCCTCGCCGGGGTTTCTCGCGTACGCGCTCGCTCGTCGGACGTTCGTCTGGGGCGGTCGGCGCTACCGGTGGCGGTCGCTGTACGAGGTCGAGGTCAAGCCGGTCTGA
- a CDS encoding DUF7573 domain-containing protein: MPEDRSLDEFAGGADEGAVDAVDTDEGAGAVDAVDTDEERGAADADEKETTDGLTAHAEPATPTATWTTGGAACDRCGDSVARRWVDDGALVCAACKEW; this comes from the coding sequence ATGCCGGAGGACCGCTCGCTCGACGAGTTCGCCGGGGGCGCCGACGAGGGCGCGGTCGACGCGGTCGACACTGATGAGGGGGCGGGCGCGGTCGACGCGGTCGACACCGACGAGGAGCGAGGCGCGGCTGACGCGGACGAGAAGGAGACGACCGACGGCCTCACCGCCCACGCCGAACCGGCGACGCCGACCGCGACGTGGACGACCGGCGGCGCCGCCTGTGACCGATGCGGGGACTCGGTCGCGCGGAGATGGGTCGACGACGGCGCCCTCGTCTGTGCCGCCTGCAAGGAGTGGTGA
- a CDS encoding bifunctional N(6)-L-threonylcarbamoyladenine synthase/serine/threonine protein kinase gives MRVLGIEGTAWCASAALYDAETDSVLIESNPYEPDSGGIHPREAAEHMSEAIPEVVDAVLTAAEDEYGPDAIDAVAFSKGPGLGPCLRTVGTAARALAGTLDVPLVGVNHMVAHLEIGRHRSGFENPVCLNASGANAHLLGYHDGRYRVLGETMDAGVGNAIDKFTRHVGWDHPGGPKVEAAAAEAAAERDPDAELVDLPYVVKGMDFSFSGISSAANDASDDGVPVEEICFSLQEHVFAMLTEVSERALSLTGADELVLGGGVAQNDRLREMLGTMCAARGADFHAPEPRFLRDNAGMIAVLGAKMAAAGDTVSIADSAIDPNFRPDQVPVTWRDGDESVARGRGDREREDGGWDSDGDAGRRGAEATVEIAAVGEGEDAATGETRRVIKRRVPKRYRHPGLDSALRRDRTVAEARLTSEARRAGVPTPLVYDVDVPAATLTLQHVGDCDLAAELNERWTTAVGRHLARLHKAGIVHGDPTTRNVRVERREEGDARATLIDFGLAYHTGHVEDHAMDLHVFEGSVRATATDPDPLIEAFETGYAAVGDGDVLDRLRAVEGRGRYR, from the coding sequence ATGCGCGTTCTCGGCATCGAGGGGACCGCGTGGTGCGCGAGCGCCGCGCTGTACGACGCCGAGACGGACTCCGTTCTCATCGAATCGAACCCGTACGAGCCGGACAGCGGCGGCATTCACCCGCGCGAGGCCGCCGAACACATGTCCGAGGCGATCCCCGAGGTCGTCGACGCGGTCCTGACGGCGGCCGAGGACGAGTACGGCCCGGACGCGATCGACGCGGTCGCCTTCTCGAAGGGACCGGGGCTCGGCCCCTGTCTCCGCACCGTCGGCACGGCCGCGCGGGCGCTCGCGGGGACGCTCGACGTCCCCCTCGTCGGCGTCAACCACATGGTGGCGCACCTGGAGATCGGTCGCCACCGGTCCGGCTTCGAGAACCCGGTGTGTCTGAACGCCTCCGGGGCGAACGCGCACCTGCTCGGCTACCACGACGGCCGCTACCGCGTGCTCGGCGAGACGATGGACGCCGGCGTCGGCAACGCCATCGACAAGTTCACGCGCCACGTCGGCTGGGATCACCCCGGGGGGCCGAAGGTGGAGGCCGCGGCCGCGGAGGCGGCCGCCGAGCGCGACCCGGACGCCGAGCTGGTGGACCTGCCGTACGTCGTCAAGGGGATGGACTTCTCCTTCTCCGGCATCAGCTCCGCCGCCAACGACGCGTCCGACGACGGGGTCCCCGTCGAGGAGATCTGCTTCTCGCTGCAGGAGCACGTGTTCGCGATGCTGACGGAGGTGTCGGAGCGGGCGCTCTCGCTGACCGGCGCCGACGAGCTCGTCCTCGGCGGCGGCGTCGCGCAGAACGACCGGCTCCGCGAGATGCTGGGGACGATGTGCGCGGCCCGCGGGGCCGACTTCCACGCGCCCGAGCCGCGGTTCCTCCGCGACAACGCGGGGATGATCGCCGTGCTGGGCGCGAAGATGGCCGCGGCCGGCGACACCGTGTCGATCGCCGACTCCGCGATCGACCCGAACTTCCGGCCGGACCAGGTTCCCGTGACGTGGCGCGACGGCGACGAGTCGGTCGCCCGCGGGCGGGGAGACCGGGAGCGGGAGGACGGAGGGTGGGATAGCGACGGCGACGCCGGCCGACGCGGCGCGGAGGCGACCGTGGAGATCGCGGCGGTCGGGGAGGGCGAGGACGCCGCGACGGGTGAGACGCGCCGCGTGATCAAGCGCCGGGTGCCGAAGCGGTACCGCCACCCCGGGTTGGACAGCGCGCTCAGGCGTGACCGGACCGTCGCCGAGGCGCGGCTGACGAGCGAGGCGCGGCGGGCCGGCGTCCCGACTCCCCTGGTGTACGACGTCGACGTGCCGGCGGCGACGCTGACGCTCCAGCACGTCGGGGACTGCGACCTCGCGGCCGAACTCAACGAGCGGTGGACGACCGCCGTCGGCCGGCACCTCGCGCGGCTCCACAAGGCGGGGATCGTCCACGGCGACCCGACGACGCGAAACGTCCGGGTCGAACGCCGAGAGGAGGGCGACGCGCGGGCGACCCTCATCGATTTCGGGCTCGCCTACCACACCGGTCACGTCGAGGACCACGCGATGGACCTCCACGTGTTCGAGGGGTCCGTCCGCGCGACGGCGACCGACCCGGACCCGCTGATCGAAGCGTTCGAGACGGGGTACGCGGCGGTCGGCGACGGCGACGTCCTCGACCGGCTGCGGGCGGTCGAGGGTCGCGGGCGGTACCGGTAG
- a CDS encoding DUF5808 domain-containing protein: MADKPSSGEILGIPYNFERPSLGRLLSSYWQPGEGMLVEKPFGIGYTLNLANWRSWVVLAVAGGLYYQQTQSAAAGGDGDGDAAEADDGPVEVIVDDD, encoded by the coding sequence ATGGCAGACAAACCGTCCTCGGGAGAGATACTCGGGATCCCGTACAACTTCGAGCGGCCCAGCCTCGGTCGGCTGCTGTCGTCGTACTGGCAGCCCGGCGAGGGGATGTTGGTGGAGAAGCCGTTCGGCATCGGATACACGCTGAACCTCGCGAACTGGCGGTCGTGGGTCGTCCTCGCGGTCGCCGGCGGGCTCTACTACCAACAGACGCAGTCCGCCGCGGCCGGCGGCGACGGCGACGGCGACGCCGCCGAAGCCGACGACGGCCCCGTCGAAGTGATCGTCGACGACGACTGA
- a CDS encoding DNA-directed RNA polymerase has protein sequence MYKRVRLKDTVEVPPKHLADVTDERVKALLQDKLEGRMDEDVGSVVSVIEVHDIGEGAVLHNRPGVYYEAEFDALTYDPDMQEVADGTVVETVEFGAFVGIGPVDGLLHVSQITDEYLTFDGANQQLASSDSDKTLGVDDAVRVRVVTKSIDERNPRDSKIGLTAKQPGLGKHEWLEGKRLHREQTGEEAD, from the coding sequence ATGTACAAACGAGTTCGACTCAAGGATACGGTCGAGGTGCCGCCGAAACACCTGGCGGACGTCACCGACGAGCGGGTGAAAGCCCTGCTGCAGGACAAACTGGAAGGACGAATGGACGAGGACGTCGGCAGCGTCGTGAGCGTCATCGAGGTCCACGACATCGGCGAGGGAGCGGTGTTACACAACCGCCCCGGCGTCTACTACGAGGCCGAGTTCGACGCGCTGACGTACGACCCCGACATGCAGGAGGTCGCCGACGGGACGGTCGTCGAGACCGTCGAGTTCGGCGCCTTCGTCGGGATCGGGCCGGTGGACGGCCTGCTCCACGTCTCGCAGATCACCGACGAGTACCTCACGTTCGACGGGGCGAACCAGCAGCTCGCCTCCTCGGACTCCGACAAGACCCTCGGCGTGGACGATGCCGTCCGGGTCCGCGTCGTGACGAAGAGCATCGACGAGCGCAACCCCCGCGACTCGAAGATCGGGCTCACGGCGAAGCAGCCGGGGCTCGGGAAACACGAGTGGCTGGAGGGGAAGCGGCTTCACCGCGAGCAGACCGGTGAGGAGGCCGACTGA
- the spt4 gene encoding transcription elongation factor subunit Spt4, translated as MAEDRLACRECHHVNDPDSQTCEHCGSSSLTEDWAGYVIITKPEESQIAEEMNVTKAGSYALKVR; from the coding sequence ATGGCCGAGGACCGCCTCGCCTGCCGTGAGTGCCACCACGTCAACGACCCCGACTCGCAGACCTGCGAGCACTGCGGGTCGTCGTCGCTGACGGAGGACTGGGCGGGCTACGTCATCATCACGAAGCCGGAGGAGAGCCAGATCGCCGAGGAGATGAACGTCACGAAGGCCGGCTCGTACGCGCTGAAGGTCCGGTAA
- a CDS encoding GTP-dependent dephospho-CoA kinase family protein — protein MLTLPDSMRDAFKEPLGPVTTDADELLAAAAETRGERVAADAPVIAVGDVVTYHLREAGRVPDVALIDGKTEREAVDAEIESALAAADDRRVRVENPAASLSAELLAALGEALSAAEPVIIEVTGEEDLAALPAILAAPDGASVVYGQPGEGMVRVAVTPESRAEARALFEALDGDVEAAYEALGRLPDDDR, from the coding sequence ATGCTCACCCTTCCAGACTCCATGCGCGACGCGTTCAAGGAGCCGCTCGGCCCGGTGACGACGGACGCCGACGAGCTGCTCGCGGCCGCGGCGGAGACCCGCGGCGAGCGGGTCGCAGCCGACGCCCCCGTGATCGCGGTGGGCGACGTGGTCACGTACCACCTGCGGGAGGCGGGCCGCGTCCCCGACGTCGCGCTGATCGACGGCAAGACCGAGCGCGAGGCGGTCGACGCGGAGATCGAGTCGGCGCTCGCGGCCGCGGACGACCGCCGCGTGCGCGTCGAGAACCCCGCCGCGTCGCTGTCGGCGGAGCTGCTCGCGGCGCTCGGCGAGGCGCTCTCCGCGGCCGAACCGGTCATCATCGAGGTGACGGGCGAGGAGGACCTGGCCGCCCTGCCGGCGATCCTCGCGGCGCCCGACGGCGCGAGCGTCGTCTACGGCCAGCCCGGAGAGGGGATGGTCCGGGTCGCGGTCACGCCGGAGTCCCGCGCGGAGGCGAGGGCGCTGTTCGAGGCGCTCGACGGCGACGTCGAGGCGGCCTACGAGGCGCTCGGGCGCCTCCCCGACGACGATCGGTGA
- a CDS encoding sensor histidine kinase: protein MEFFSDRIYDRSPRALAVSFLCAGALLVLVVDVAIAAAVDATAWTPARLVSGWTVVGVSSLFFHGALTYHRRRAEAARRELETSNQQLQVLSRVFRHNVRNDLNVIRGYADLLADRVDDERSRECLETIRETTDDVVAISEKLRVIEEASPDRPGERIDLVETAREAAAEADGSDVTITMETPAEAWIRADRSVEYPIREVFENAVTHNDGSTRRVDARIEENGTTTSLEVRDNGPGIPDDERAVLRAEQETPLSHASSIGLWLVKWMCETQGGTVGFETTDDGTTVRLRFESATAGAKAKTERAEEQVDAEDRKDGGESRRDGPVSRAR, encoded by the coding sequence ATGGAATTTTTCTCGGACCGGATCTACGACCGCTCGCCGCGGGCGCTGGCGGTGAGCTTCCTCTGTGCGGGGGCGCTGCTCGTCCTCGTGGTCGACGTGGCGATCGCCGCCGCCGTCGACGCGACCGCGTGGACCCCCGCTCGCCTCGTGAGCGGCTGGACGGTCGTCGGCGTCTCCTCGCTGTTCTTCCACGGCGCGTTGACCTACCACCGCCGCCGCGCCGAGGCGGCCCGGCGGGAACTGGAGACGTCGAATCAGCAGCTTCAGGTGTTGAGCCGAGTGTTCAGGCACAACGTCCGCAACGACCTCAACGTCATCCGCGGGTACGCGGACCTGCTCGCCGACCGGGTCGACGACGAGCGGAGCCGCGAGTGCCTGGAGACGATCCGAGAGACGACGGACGACGTGGTCGCGATAAGCGAGAAGCTGCGCGTCATCGAGGAGGCCTCGCCCGACCGCCCCGGAGAGCGGATCGACCTGGTCGAGACGGCGCGGGAGGCCGCTGCGGAGGCCGACGGGTCGGACGTGACGATCACGATGGAGACGCCCGCGGAGGCGTGGATCCGCGCCGACCGGTCGGTCGAGTACCCGATCCGCGAGGTGTTCGAGAACGCGGTCACGCACAACGACGGCTCGACGCGGCGGGTCGACGCGCGGATCGAGGAGAACGGGACCACCACCAGTCTGGAAGTCAGGGACAACGGCCCGGGGATCCCCGACGACGAGCGGGCGGTGCTGCGCGCGGAACAGGAGACGCCGCTCTCGCACGCGAGCAGCATCGGCCTCTGGCTCGTCAAGTGGATGTGCGAGACGCAGGGAGGGACCGTCGGGTTCGAGACGACCGACGACGGGACGACGGTCCGGCTCCGCTTCGAGTCCGCGACGGCTGGGGCCAAGGCGAAGACGGAGCGGGCGGAGGAGCAGGTCGACGCCGAGGACCGGAAGGACGGCGGCGAGTCGCGCCGAGACGGTCCGGTCAGTCGAGCTCGGTGA
- a CDS encoding PIN domain-containing protein produces the protein MTDGARADGSEATPAGDAPAAALAGDGSDGAPVVALDASALMAPVEANLRLFEELDRLLGAYEAVVPTAVVSELDRLQGGNGEAATAASVGADLATRAETVETDESYADDALVELVTEGRVDGVVTNDRPLANRVLEAGAPVIGLRGRNALAITEP, from the coding sequence GTGACCGACGGCGCCCGCGCGGACGGATCGGAGGCGACTCCCGCGGGCGACGCCCCCGCCGCGGCCCTCGCTGGCGACGGCTCCGACGGCGCCCCGGTCGTCGCGCTCGACGCGAGCGCGCTGATGGCGCCGGTCGAGGCGAACCTGCGGCTGTTCGAGGAGCTCGACCGGCTCCTCGGCGCGTACGAGGCGGTCGTCCCGACGGCGGTCGTCTCGGAGTTAGACCGGCTGCAGGGCGGCAACGGCGAGGCGGCGACCGCTGCGAGCGTGGGCGCGGACCTCGCGACGCGGGCGGAGACGGTGGAAACGGACGAATCGTACGCCGACGACGCGCTGGTCGAGCTGGTCACCGAGGGCCGGGTCGACGGCGTCGTCACCAACGATCGACCGCTGGCGAACCGGGTGCTGGAGGCGGGCGCACCAGTAATCGGTTTAAGGGGTCGGAACGCACTGGCGATAACGGAACCCTAG
- a CDS encoding 30S ribosomal protein S24e, with product MDVDIISEEENPMLHRTDIRFETTHEEATPSRLSVRDSLAAKLDKASEEVVVHELDTKFGMRKTVGYAKVYDTAEDALDVEQEHMLERNKIGDEAEADAEEA from the coding sequence ATGGACGTCGATATCATCTCCGAGGAGGAGAACCCGATGTTGCACCGCACGGACATCCGATTCGAGACGACTCACGAGGAGGCGACGCCCTCCCGCCTGTCGGTCCGCGACTCGCTCGCGGCCAAGCTGGACAAGGCCTCCGAGGAGGTCGTCGTCCACGAGTTGGACACGAAGTTCGGCATGCGCAAGACGGTCGGCTACGCGAAGGTGTACGACACCGCCGAGGACGCGCTCGACGTCGAACAGGAGCACATGCTCGAACGCAACAAGATCGGCGACGAGGCCGAGGCGGACGCCGAAGAGGCCTGA
- a CDS encoding DUF4242 domain-containing protein, translated as MPLFMDVHRNVGGSAKDVAEAHQKDLETQEKHGVKYLNYWVDEDQDAVFCLFEGPSKEAGETVHREAHGLTAEEIFEVQQGE; from the coding sequence ATGCCCCTATTCATGGACGTTCACAGAAACGTCGGCGGGAGTGCCAAGGACGTTGCAGAGGCCCATCAGAAGGACCTCGAAACCCAAGAGAAGCACGGAGTGAAATATCTGAACTACTGGGTCGACGAGGACCAGGACGCCGTCTTCTGCCTGTTCGAAGGCCCCAGCAAGGAAGCGGGTGAGACGGTACACCGCGAAGCCCACGGTCTCACCGCAGAGGAGATCTTCGAGGTCCAGCAGGGGGAGTGA
- the icd gene encoding isocitrate dehydrogenase (NADP(+)) has translation MSYDKVDVPDDGEAITLADEETGELNVPSNPIIPIIHGDGIGTDVGPAAQQVLDAAAEATGRSIAWMRVYAGASAREMYDENLPEDTVSAIRTHRVAIKGPLTTPVGAGFRSLNVALRKTLDLYANVRPTYYIDGVPSPVKSPEEMDMVTFRENTEDVYAGIEWEAGTDESEQVRDFLEQDMDVADVIHDGPVGIGVKPISEFGSKRLIREAVDYALANDRDSVTLVHKGNIMKFTEGAFRDWGYEVAEEEYGDDVITEDQLWEEHDGERPEGTLVVKDRIADNMLQQLLTRTDEYSVIATMNLNGDYMSDAAGAQIGGLGIAPGINRGHGRCLAEPVHGSAPKYAGEDKVNPTAMILSGREMLDYLGWSDAADLVREAVEETISSGKVTYDLHRQIEGGEKLATSEFADAVVENIERLA, from the coding sequence ATGAGCTACGATAAGGTCGACGTCCCCGACGACGGCGAGGCGATCACGCTCGCCGACGAGGAGACCGGCGAGCTGAACGTCCCGTCGAATCCCATCATCCCGATCATCCACGGCGACGGGATCGGCACCGACGTCGGACCGGCGGCACAGCAGGTCCTCGACGCGGCCGCGGAGGCGACCGGGCGGTCCATCGCGTGGATGCGCGTCTACGCCGGCGCCAGCGCCCGGGAGATGTACGACGAGAACCTCCCCGAGGACACCGTCTCGGCCATCCGCACCCACCGCGTCGCGATCAAGGGCCCGCTGACGACCCCCGTCGGCGCCGGCTTCCGCTCGCTCAACGTCGCGCTCCGCAAGACGCTCGACCTCTACGCCAACGTCCGCCCCACCTACTACATCGACGGCGTCCCCTCGCCCGTCAAGAGCCCGGAGGAGATGGACATGGTCACCTTCCGGGAGAACACCGAGGACGTCTACGCCGGCATCGAGTGGGAGGCCGGCACCGACGAGTCCGAGCAGGTACGCGACTTCCTCGAACAGGACATGGACGTGGCCGACGTCATCCACGACGGCCCCGTCGGCATCGGCGTCAAGCCCATCTCCGAGTTCGGCTCGAAGCGCCTCATCCGCGAGGCGGTCGACTACGCGCTCGCGAACGACCGCGACTCAGTCACGCTCGTCCACAAGGGGAACATCATGAAGTTCACCGAGGGCGCGTTCCGCGACTGGGGCTACGAGGTCGCCGAGGAGGAGTACGGCGACGACGTCATCACCGAGGACCAGCTCTGGGAGGAGCACGACGGCGAACGGCCCGAGGGCACCCTCGTCGTCAAGGACCGCATCGCGGACAACATGCTCCAGCAGCTGTTGACCCGCACGGACGAGTACTCCGTCATCGCGACGATGAACCTCAACGGCGACTACATGTCCGACGCCGCCGGCGCGCAGATCGGCGGCCTCGGCATCGCGCCCGGCATCAACCGCGGGCACGGTCGCTGTCTCGCCGAGCCCGTCCACGGCTCCGCGCCCAAGTACGCCGGCGAGGACAAGGTGAACCCCACCGCGATGATCCTCTCCGGCCGCGAGATGCTCGACTACCTCGGCTGGTCCGACGCCGCCGACCTCGTGCGCGAGGCCGTCGAGGAGACCATCTCCTCCGGCAAGGTCACCTACGACCTCCACCGCCAGATCGAAGGCGGCGAGAAGCTCGCCACCAGCGAGTTCGCCGACGCCGTCGTCGAGAACATCGAACGGCTCGCGTAA
- a CDS encoding DUF5809 family protein has product MHTRGTFAPETRADALERYEEIGPVAQVVVREATKAMSFDADEYDERVTPEVVRTARDATFAELLAVHVGDESEFDAWLADSEFDADDVVRIGSDNVDNLVWHPIPFADTVIAATFQEEPDAAASTLRRNAFGRVYREEFYESGR; this is encoded by the coding sequence ATGCACACCAGAGGGACGTTCGCGCCGGAGACCCGCGCCGACGCGCTCGAACGCTACGAGGAGATCGGTCCCGTCGCGCAGGTCGTTGTCCGCGAGGCGACGAAGGCGATGTCGTTCGACGCCGACGAGTACGACGAGCGCGTCACGCCCGAGGTGGTCCGAACCGCCCGCGACGCCACCTTCGCCGAACTGCTCGCGGTCCACGTCGGCGACGAGTCGGAGTTCGACGCGTGGCTCGCCGACAGCGAGTTCGACGCCGACGACGTGGTCCGGATCGGCTCCGACAACGTCGACAACCTCGTCTGGCACCCGATCCCCTTCGCGGACACCGTGATCGCGGCGACGTTCCAAGAGGAGCCCGACGCGGCCGCCAGCACCCTCCGCCGGAACGCCTTCGGGCGCGTCTACCGCGAGGAGTTCTACGAGTCCGGTCGGTAG
- a CDS encoding DUF5810 domain-containing protein: MGYACPVCETPQRDGEHLAHHLAFTAMLHGDDHEAWLDDRVPDWNDRDPDGLAAEVTPHAETAEYHEVFEDTVDRGRPDVDLGDHDHAGHGHGTPEVPGARGAVDESGATDPETEAALREARELTRKMFEEDDGGDAEGDDATEADGNDPDPSA; the protein is encoded by the coding sequence ATGGGATACGCGTGCCCCGTCTGCGAGACCCCCCAGCGTGACGGCGAGCACCTCGCGCACCACCTCGCGTTCACGGCGATGCTCCACGGCGACGACCACGAGGCGTGGCTCGACGACCGCGTCCCCGACTGGAACGACCGCGATCCGGACGGGCTCGCGGCCGAGGTGACGCCCCACGCCGAGACGGCCGAGTACCACGAGGTGTTCGAGGACACCGTCGACCGCGGGCGGCCGGACGTCGACCTCGGGGACCACGACCACGCCGGGCACGGTCACGGCACTCCCGAAGTCCCCGGCGCGAGGGGCGCCGTCGACGAGTCGGGCGCGACGGACCCGGAGACCGAGGCCGCACTGCGCGAGGCCCGCGAACTGACGCGGAAGATGTTCGAGGAGGACGACGGCGGCGACGCCGAAGGCGACGACGCCACCGAAGCCGATGGTAACGACCCCGACCCGTCTGCGTAA